A stretch of Sulfurimonas xiamenensis DNA encodes these proteins:
- a CDS encoding Crp/Fnr family transcriptional regulator, giving the protein MKTKSFEIELLHNVDKEFKDDFYKYSKTLEYSKGSCAFSSDDLLNYFYIVLDGKIKTYQINFENSKEQTIFIYQRGDMFDVISLLDEKPHEVIYEVLQDCRVLRLPIERVRYWINNNPTFNKIFFPYIASKMRYIEDLATELSLYDVKDRLIHLLIENLNPNNKFKYRLLQNLSNSEVSKLLGTVRHVLERVLKQLKSENIIQTSRKNIRVKNFQKLLDKTTKMLLK; this is encoded by the coding sequence ATGAAAACAAAATCTTTTGAAATTGAGCTGCTTCATAATGTTGACAAAGAGTTTAAAGATGATTTTTATAAATACTCAAAAACTTTGGAGTACTCCAAAGGCTCTTGTGCATTTTCTTCTGATGATTTGTTAAATTATTTTTATATAGTTCTAGATGGAAAAATAAAAACATATCAGATCAATTTTGAAAACTCTAAAGAGCAGACTATTTTTATCTATCAAAGAGGAGACATGTTTGATGTTATATCTCTGTTGGATGAAAAACCGCATGAAGTTATATATGAAGTTTTACAAGACTGCAGAGTTTTACGACTGCCTATCGAGAGAGTAAGGTACTGGATAAACAACAATCCTACTTTCAATAAAATTTTTTTCCCATATATTGCTTCTAAAATGAGATATATCGAAGATTTAGCAACAGAGTTGTCTTTGTATGATGTAAAAGACAGATTAATACATCTGCTTATTGAAAATTTAAATCCAAACAATAAATTTAAATATAGATTGCTGCAAAATCTTTCAAATAGTGAAGTTTCAAAACTTCTTGGAACAGTAAGACATGTACTTGAGAGAGTTTTAAAACAGCTAAAATCTGAAAATATTATACAAACAAGCAGAAAAAACATTAGAGTAAAAAATTTTCAAAAACTTTTAGATAAAACAACGAAAATGCTACTTAAGTAG
- a CDS encoding Hsp20/alpha crystallin family protein — MLISRYFNPVDLYKKQKEIDLFNDFLNSFEKREDMNVLVDFKPAVNTREGKEAYHIDVDLPGVKKEDINVDVKDNILIISGKRETKSEIKKDEYYKIESSYGKFQRSFTLPEKVDLENISASCEDGVLEVVIPKLQIEENSAKKIEIK, encoded by the coding sequence ATGTTAATTTCAAGATATTTTAATCCAGTAGATCTATATAAAAAACAAAAAGAGATTGATTTGTTTAATGATTTTTTAAATTCTTTTGAAAAAAGAGAAGATATGAATGTTTTAGTTGATTTTAAGCCAGCTGTGAATACTAGAGAGGGCAAAGAAGCATATCATATAGATGTTGACTTGCCTGGAGTTAAAAAAGAGGATATAAATGTAGATGTTAAAGATAATATACTTATTATATCAGGGAAAAGAGAAACAAAGAGTGAAATAAAAAAGGATGAGTATTATAAAATAGAGAGCAGTTATGGAAAATTTCAAAGAAGTTTTACACTGCCTGAAAAAGTGGATTTAGAAAATATTAGTGCATCTTGTGAAGACGGTGTTTTAGAAGTTGTTATTCCAAAACTTCAAATAGAAGAAAATTCTGCTAAGAAGATTGAAATAAAGTAG
- a CDS encoding uroporphyrinogen-III synthase gives MKNIKKSIESLNLIYYEYDKKSNSFILDKNFSNEHIYEELIKITHFLSKNHIPFFINENKSLVLNSKDSLTSKIKRYINSFVQKIKNSNLNIYILSDKKVKWAKNLPVIKIETIKTNIDFSSYDALIFTSKNAIYSLDSYTHAWKTKPLYVIAPETAKIASDMGGKLKFVGKEKHGNEFAAELIPLLKNKKVLYIRGSRVVSDMVDILHSNDIVCDEAIVYKTVCINFKKKIKLPKKSVIIFSSPSTIECFLKNATWDPSYKAISIGHTTKKFFPSYIKPTLSETASLDSCVKKAIELSR, from the coding sequence ATGAAAAATATAAAAAAATCCATAGAATCATTAAATCTTATCTATTATGAGTATGATAAAAAAAGCAACTCTTTTATACTGGACAAAAATTTTTCCAATGAACATATCTATGAAGAGCTAATAAAAATCACACATTTTCTTAGTAAAAATCATATTCCTTTTTTTATTAATGAAAACAAATCATTGGTTTTAAATAGCAAAGATTCATTAACATCAAAAATTAAAAGATATATAAACTCATTTGTACAAAAAATCAAAAACAGCAACTTAAATATCTATATACTCAGTGATAAAAAGGTCAAATGGGCTAAAAATTTACCGGTTATTAAAATAGAAACGATTAAAACAAATATCGATTTTTCTAGCTATGATGCACTTATTTTTACATCAAAAAATGCTATTTACTCACTAGATTCTTATACACATGCATGGAAAACAAAACCTCTGTATGTTATTGCTCCAGAAACTGCAAAAATTGCCAGCGATATGGGAGGAAAATTAAAATTTGTTGGTAAAGAAAAACATGGAAATGAATTTGCAGCAGAATTAATTCCTCTTTTAAAAAACAAAAAAGTTCTCTATATAAGAGGTTCGAGAGTTGTTTCAGACATGGTAGATATTCTTCATTCTAATGATATTGTTTGTGATGAAGCAATTGTTTATAAAACAGTTTGTATTAACTTTAAAAAGAAGATAAAACTTCCAAAAAAATCTGTTATTATTTTTTCTTCTCCATCAACAATAGAGTGTTTTTTAAAAAATGCCACTTGGGATCCAAGCTACAAAGCAATCTCTATCGGGCATACAACAAAAAAATTTTTTCCATCTTATATAAAACCGACTCTTTCTGAGACAGCGTCTTTAGATTCTTGTGTAAAAAAAGCCATTGAACTAAGTAGATAA
- a CDS encoding enoyl-ACP reductase translates to MKGKTLFVSGGTRGIGKAIVYAFAKKGCNVAFTYATSAETADKIIADIESKYGVKACAYALNILEPEKYKDVFANFDKDFERLDFFISNAIISGRAVVGGFGPFMRLKPKGLNNIYIATVDAFVVGAQEAAKRMEKIGGGSIISMSSTGNLIYTQNYAGHGTNKAAVETMVRYAAAELGDKNIRVNAVSGGPIDTDALKAFPNYEEVKSEVVKRSPLSRMGQPEDLTGACLFLCSDASSWLTGQTIVVDGGTTFQ, encoded by the coding sequence ATGAAAGGAAAAACTCTTTTTGTAAGCGGCGGAACACGGGGAATCGGAAAAGCAATTGTTTATGCTTTTGCCAAAAAAGGGTGTAATGTTGCATTTACATATGCAACAAGTGCGGAAACGGCAGATAAAATTATCGCTGATATAGAATCAAAATATGGCGTAAAAGCTTGCGCTTATGCACTCAATATACTAGAGCCTGAAAAATATAAAGATGTTTTTGCAAACTTTGATAAAGATTTTGAGAGACTCGATTTTTTTATATCAAATGCAATTATTTCAGGCCGTGCTGTTGTCGGCGGTTTTGGTCCATTTATGAGACTCAAACCTAAGGGTCTTAATAACATATATATAGCAACAGTTGATGCTTTTGTAGTAGGTGCTCAAGAGGCAGCAAAGAGAATGGAGAAAATAGGCGGAGGAAGCATCATAAGCATGAGTTCAACCGGTAATCTTATCTATACTCAAAATTATGCAGGACATGGTACAAACAAAGCCGCTGTAGAAACAATGGTTCGTTACGCTGCAGCGGAACTGGGTGATAAAAACATCAGAGTAAATGCGGTAAGCGGAGGACCGATTGACACAGATGCGCTTAAAGCTTTTCCAAACTATGAAGAGGTAAAATCAGAAGTCGTAAAGCGTTCCCCACTCTCTCGCATGGGACAACCTGAGGATCTAACAGGTGCTTGCCTTTTTCTTTGCTCAGATGCATCATCATGGCTTACAGGTCAAACAATCGTTGTTGACGGCGGAACCACTTTTCAGTAA
- the dapA gene encoding 4-hydroxy-tetrahydrodipicolinate synthase produces the protein MNIVTGSTTALITPFKNGKLDEQTYADLIKRQINNGINAVCPVGTTGESATLTYEEDKRCMEIAVEVCKGTDTKVLAGAGSNATAEAIEAAKTAQKCGVDAIFSVAPYYVKPSQEGLYQHYKAVAQAVPDLPFMLYNVPGRTVVDISADTVIRLFDDVKNIYGIKEATGSIERSIELLSRRPDLKVFSGDDAIDYPILANGGAGITSVTANLLPDLKSELVAKALSGDFLGSKAINDKLFPINKALFLESNPIMIKAAMYIAGLIETLEYRLPLVAPSAQNMKILEEVMKNYEIKGL, from the coding sequence ATGAATATAGTAACAGGTTCAACAACTGCACTTATTACTCCATTTAAAAATGGAAAATTGGATGAGCAGACTTATGCTGATCTAATCAAAAGACAAATCAACAACGGCATTAACGCAGTCTGCCCGGTTGGAACAACTGGAGAGAGTGCTACACTTACTTACGAAGAAGATAAAAGATGTATGGAGATAGCTGTAGAGGTCTGCAAAGGAACAGATACAAAAGTTCTGGCAGGAGCAGGAAGCAACGCAACGGCAGAAGCGATAGAGGCAGCAAAAACAGCACAAAAATGCGGAGTCGATGCTATCTTTTCTGTTGCACCTTACTATGTTAAACCATCTCAAGAAGGTCTTTATCAACACTACAAAGCGGTGGCACAGGCAGTTCCTGATCTTCCGTTTATGCTCTATAATGTTCCTGGCCGTACAGTTGTTGATATAAGTGCAGATACTGTTATCAGACTTTTTGACGATGTCAAAAATATCTACGGAATCAAAGAAGCAACAGGAAGTATAGAGCGAAGCATTGAACTGCTCTCACGCAGACCTGATCTTAAGGTTTTTAGTGGTGATGATGCTATCGACTACCCTATTCTTGCAAATGGCGGAGCAGGCATAACCTCTGTTACGGCGAATCTGCTTCCTGATTTAAAAAGCGAACTTGTTGCCAAAGCTTTAAGTGGTGATTTTTTAGGTTCAAAAGCTATTAATGATAAACTATTCCCAATAAATAAAGCGCTATTTTTAGAGTCTAATCCTATAATGATAAAAGCTGCTATGTATATTGCAGGACTTATTGAGACACTAGAGTATAGGCTTCCACTTGTTGCTCCTAGTGCGCAAAATATGAAAATACTCGAAGAAGTTATGAAAAATTATGAAATCAAAGGATTATAA
- a CDS encoding M16 family metallopeptidase, which yields MKILLTLTLILGTLMASSLPKYETKTLENGLQIVVIPLKNNTNVISTDIFYKVGSRNEILGKTGIAHMLEHMNFKSTKNLNAGEFDKEVKSIGGVNNASTSFDYTHYYIKSSTQNLDKSLELYAELMQNLNLKDEEFQPERDVVAEERRWRTDNSPLGYLYFAMFNNAYVYHPYHWTPIGFMNDIQTWTIDDIREFHETYYQPNNAILMITGDIEPKEVFAKAQKMFGDIKNKTEIPEFKFVEPEQNGPKRVTIKKESEVEMIAITFHIPDFRDEDQVTLSAISEILFSGKSSRLYKELMDKKHLVNSVYAYNMENIDPGLFIFLATCNQDVKAEDVEKELIKQIELIKNEKVTKEEIEKVKINTKADFIYSLESSTSVANLFGSYLVRGDLKPLLTYEENIEKITQEKVQEVANKYFNFDKSTTLILKKGN from the coding sequence ATGAAAATTCTCTTAACACTCACACTAATTTTAGGAACTTTAATGGCATCGTCACTACCAAAATATGAAACAAAAACTCTAGAAAACGGACTGCAAATCGTTGTAATTCCTCTTAAAAACAACACAAATGTTATCAGTACGGATATTTTCTACAAAGTCGGAAGCAGAAATGAGATTTTAGGCAAAACCGGAATCGCCCATATGTTAGAGCATATGAACTTTAAATCCACAAAAAACCTCAATGCAGGCGAATTTGATAAAGAAGTTAAAAGCATAGGCGGAGTAAACAATGCTTCAACAAGTTTTGATTATACGCACTACTATATCAAATCAAGCACACAAAACCTTGACAAATCACTTGAACTATATGCCGAGCTTATGCAAAATCTAAACCTTAAAGACGAAGAGTTTCAACCTGAACGCGATGTTGTAGCTGAAGAGAGACGCTGGAGAACAGACAACTCTCCGCTTGGTTATCTCTACTTTGCAATGTTCAACAATGCTTATGTTTATCATCCGTACCACTGGACACCGATAGGTTTTATGAATGATATCCAAACATGGACGATAGATGACATAAGAGAGTTTCATGAAACATATTATCAGCCAAATAATGCGATTCTTATGATAACTGGCGATATAGAACCAAAAGAGGTCTTTGCAAAAGCACAAAAAATGTTTGGCGACATTAAGAACAAAACTGAAATTCCAGAATTTAAATTTGTAGAACCTGAACAAAACGGTCCAAAAAGAGTAACTATCAAAAAAGAGAGTGAAGTTGAGATGATTGCTATCACTTTTCATATTCCAGACTTCAGAGATGAAGATCAAGTAACACTTAGTGCCATATCTGAAATACTGTTCTCAGGCAAAAGTTCAAGACTCTACAAAGAGCTGATGGATAAAAAACATCTTGTAAACAGCGTATACGCTTACAATATGGAAAATATAGATCCGGGTCTTTTTATTTTTCTAGCAACATGCAACCAAGATGTAAAAGCTGAAGATGTAGAAAAAGAGCTTATTAAACAGATAGAGCTTATAAAAAATGAAAAAGTAACTAAAGAGGAGATTGAGAAAGTAAAAATCAACACTAAAGCTGATTTTATCTACTCTTTGGAGAGTTCTACATCTGTTGCAAATCTCTTTGGAAGCTATCTTGTGCGCGGTGACCTGAAACCACTTTTGACATATGAAGAAAATATTGAAAAAATTACTCAAGAAAAAGTTCAAGAGGTCGCAAACAAGTACTTTAACTTCGACAAATCAACAACACTTATTTTAAAAAAAGGGAATTAA
- a CDS encoding quinone-dependent dihydroorotate dehydrogenase: MINYQNIRPWLYKLDPESAHHLAEFVLRLPNICQIPFNSFLESHFVTNEVLKQELFGRTFLNPVGLGAGFDKNATMIRGIQILGFGYTEIGTVTPKPQPGNPKPRMFRHIEEESIQNAMGFNNEGLLKVQKRLKQRYPFTTPIGINIGKNKITPEAEAINDYITLIKALHELGDYLVINISSPNTPGLRNLQNEEFITRLFEEAKTITSKPILLKIAPDMSKEDAVALTSLAVEKGADGIIATNTTIDYSLVKNPKDIGGLSGAVLKEKSFEIFEAVAKELYGKTTLISVGGIDSAKEAYRRIKAGASLVQIYSGLIFHGPDMIKNINTELTELIKADGYTNITEAIGSERK, translated from the coding sequence ATGATAAATTATCAAAATATTAGACCTTGGTTGTACAAACTAGACCCGGAGAGTGCTCATCATCTTGCAGAATTTGTACTTAGATTGCCAAATATATGTCAAATACCTTTTAACTCGTTTTTAGAGTCTCACTTCGTAACAAATGAAGTATTAAAGCAAGAGCTTTTTGGCCGTACTTTTTTAAATCCTGTCGGGCTTGGTGCAGGATTTGATAAAAATGCCACTATGATTCGCGGTATACAGATACTTGGATTTGGATATACTGAGATAGGCACTGTTACGCCTAAACCGCAGCCTGGAAATCCAAAACCCAGAATGTTCCGTCATATCGAGGAAGAGAGCATACAAAATGCTATGGGATTTAACAATGAAGGTCTCTTAAAAGTTCAAAAAAGATTGAAGCAGAGATATCCTTTTACTACGCCAATTGGCATAAATATTGGCAAAAACAAAATTACGCCTGAAGCTGAGGCTATCAATGACTATATAACACTTATAAAAGCGCTTCATGAACTAGGTGATTATCTGGTTATAAATATCTCATCTCCAAATACGCCGGGATTGCGTAATTTGCAAAACGAAGAGTTTATAACAAGGCTTTTTGAGGAGGCGAAGACGATAACTTCCAAGCCTATTTTACTAAAAATTGCACCAGATATGAGCAAAGAAGATGCCGTTGCACTTACATCACTTGCAGTTGAAAAAGGGGCTGATGGTATCATTGCTACAAATACGACCATAGACTACTCACTCGTAAAAAATCCAAAAGATATTGGCGGACTAAGCGGTGCTGTTTTAAAAGAGAAAAGTTTTGAGATATTTGAAGCGGTAGCAAAAGAGCTTTACGGCAAAACTACACTTATCTCTGTCGGCGGAATAGACTCTGCAAAAGAGGCATATAGACGCATAAAAGCGGGTGCTTCTCTAGTTCAGATATACAGCGGACTTATCTTCCATGGGCCCGATATGATAAAAAACATAAACACAGAACTTACAGAGCTTATAAAAGCTGATGGATATACAAATATTACAGAAGCAATAGGAAGTGAGAGAAAATGA
- a CDS encoding tyrosine-protein phosphatase — protein sequence MKSTFPFYSKDKKASSLNLSSLVVDVHSHLIPGIDDGAKNMQESLELIKELSDLGYRKLIITPHIMYDTYRNNSKDIIQKLDDLRVNISKNNLKIEIECAAEYYLDEHFIQLLKNKDILTFGSNYLLFETSYIARPYALHEQIFLMKSLGYKPVLAHPERYLYMHNDFKEYKRVKDMGVFFQINLNSLIGYYSSPVKKAVEWLVDNGLVDFAGSDTHKMRHIDFLKKVETSSSFQNLFLKNKLLNETLL from the coding sequence TTGAAAAGTACTTTTCCTTTTTATTCAAAAGATAAAAAGGCATCTTCTTTGAATCTCTCTTCATTGGTCGTAGATGTTCATTCTCATCTAATTCCTGGAATTGATGATGGAGCTAAAAATATGCAAGAGTCTCTTGAGCTTATCAAAGAACTTTCAGATCTTGGCTATCGCAAATTAATAATTACTCCGCACATCATGTATGATACATATCGCAATAATTCTAAAGATATCATACAAAAACTTGATGATTTGCGCGTAAACATATCAAAGAATAACTTAAAAATTGAAATCGAATGTGCCGCAGAATACTATCTTGATGAACATTTTATTCAATTGCTCAAAAACAAAGATATATTAACATTTGGTTCAAACTATTTACTTTTTGAAACTTCTTATATAGCACGACCTTACGCTTTACATGAGCAAATATTTTTAATGAAATCTTTAGGATACAAACCTGTATTAGCTCATCCTGAAAGATATCTTTATATGCATAATGATTTTAAAGAGTATAAACGCGTTAAAGATATGGGAGTATTTTTTCAAATCAATTTAAATTCATTAATAGGATATTACAGCTCTCCTGTTAAAAAGGCAGTCGAGTGGCTTGTTGACAATGGTCTTGTTGATTTTGCCGGAAGCGATACACATAAAATGCGCCATATTGACTTTCTAAAAAAAGTTGAAACAAGCTCCAGTTTTCAAAACCTTTTTTTAAAAAACAAATTGCTAAATGAAACTTTATTATAA
- a CDS encoding GumC family protein, producing MSIETQNNVYIEDEIDLKQLFESLSERKLTIIFVFFITLAFGIAFAYFAQPIYKTSTTIQVKTNDKQLQTDMLQAAIQGMPNTEIDTELGILQSYTLIKEVLNNVVFDIRYFKKENFKTLEVFVDEAPFKVLYSYPENSEFIGRMFSIKPLDTDTFELSTLDSWKDITGLTQNPTYNAKHKYNEKIINEHFSITISKKRDFIDEEYFFSFNDKRSLIENMIKPNLFANIFMKNGSIVEISYEDNLPQRAQIFTNALANAYIQQNININTEEATKKLDFIEKQIVEIKSNLEKSAINVEQFKQKYDLMDIATQTQASMQKLIVYDQELAQIEIEEEQAKRVLELLETGDFSSLSIAPLQISDLLINSLMQALSEAERERRSLLVEFTERHPEVMKVTQNIAKIKNEILSNIKSLYQGIKNRRESIEKIIEKNEAYFKKLPEKEREYIDLMRKFQVNENMYAYLLEKQYEASIIKASKVSNSRIIDPALLPLKPLKPKISLIIAVSAVLGLILGIMIALIRNALDNTIKNYEDITNESKIPVIGSIPFIKGYKDTYHVIHNDPKSVYAESFRAIRTNLQFMATYSSHKTIMISSTIPAEGKTTTSSNLGAILAMSDKKTIILNLDLRLPTLHKVFNLPNDSGMSNFLSGHTQPEEIIQNTEITNLDIISSGPVPPNPSELIMSERMEEIIEFLKQSYDYIILDTPPLGLVTDATILANLADITLLVVKSNYAKKGFVTNFEKTAKAHNIKNTGIILNALLRKKAYSGYGGYGGYGYGYEEKPKRSWFKHLLKI from the coding sequence ATGTCAATTGAAACACAAAACAATGTTTATATTGAAGATGAAATAGATCTTAAACAACTTTTTGAGAGCTTATCAGAGAGGAAACTGACAATTATTTTTGTTTTTTTTATCACTCTTGCTTTTGGAATTGCTTTTGCTTATTTTGCACAGCCTATTTATAAAACATCAACAACTATTCAAGTCAAAACTAATGATAAACAACTTCAAACAGATATGCTTCAAGCGGCAATACAAGGTATGCCAAACACAGAAATTGATACAGAGTTAGGAATTTTACAATCTTATACTCTTATTAAAGAGGTACTCAATAATGTTGTGTTTGATATACGCTATTTCAAAAAAGAGAATTTTAAAACTTTAGAGGTATTTGTTGATGAAGCTCCATTTAAAGTACTTTATTCATATCCTGAAAACTCTGAATTTATAGGGAGAATGTTCTCTATCAAACCACTTGATACAGATACTTTTGAGTTAAGCACACTTGACTCTTGGAAAGATATAACAGGGCTTACGCAAAATCCAACATATAACGCAAAGCACAAATATAATGAAAAAATTATAAATGAACATTTTTCAATCACTATAAGCAAAAAGCGTGATTTCATAGATGAAGAGTACTTTTTTTCCTTTAATGACAAGAGATCTCTTATTGAAAATATGATTAAACCAAATCTATTTGCCAATATATTTATGAAAAATGGTTCCATTGTAGAGATTAGTTATGAAGACAATCTGCCGCAACGCGCACAAATATTTACAAATGCACTTGCAAATGCATATATTCAACAAAACATAAATATTAATACAGAAGAAGCAACTAAAAAACTCGATTTTATAGAGAAACAGATTGTAGAAATCAAATCAAATCTTGAAAAATCTGCTATAAATGTAGAACAATTCAAACAAAAATATGATTTAATGGATATTGCTACTCAAACACAAGCTTCAATGCAAAAACTTATCGTATATGATCAGGAATTAGCCCAAATAGAGATTGAAGAAGAACAGGCTAAGCGTGTTTTAGAACTATTAGAAACAGGAGATTTTTCGTCTCTTTCTATTGCACCGCTGCAGATTTCAGACCTGCTTATTAATTCTTTAATGCAAGCTTTAAGTGAGGCAGAGAGAGAAAGAAGATCTTTGTTGGTAGAATTTACCGAGCGTCATCCAGAGGTAATGAAAGTTACTCAAAATATCGCAAAAATTAAAAATGAGATTTTATCAAATATAAAAAGTCTTTATCAAGGCATTAAAAATCGTAGAGAATCAATAGAAAAAATTATTGAAAAAAATGAAGCATATTTCAAAAAACTTCCTGAAAAAGAACGCGAATATATAGATCTTATGCGTAAATTTCAAGTGAATGAAAATATGTACGCCTATTTATTAGAAAAACAGTATGAAGCATCAATTATCAAAGCTTCAAAAGTTTCAAATAGCCGTATCATAGATCCTGCACTTTTGCCACTTAAACCACTTAAACCAAAAATTTCACTTATTATAGCAGTTAGTGCAGTATTGGGTCTTATTCTTGGTATTATGATAGCACTTATAAGAAATGCCTTAGATAATACTATCAAAAATTATGAGGATATTACAAATGAGTCCAAAATTCCAGTTATTGGCTCAATTCCTTTTATAAAAGGCTACAAAGACACTTATCATGTAATACATAACGACCCTAAATCTGTCTATGCAGAGAGTTTTCGCGCTATAAGAACAAATCTTCAGTTTATGGCAACATACTCCAGCCATAAAACTATCATGATCAGCTCTACAATTCCTGCAGAAGGCAAGACAACGACATCTTCAAACTTAGGAGCAATTTTAGCTATGAGTGATAAAAAAACTATTATATTAAATCTTGACCTTCGTTTGCCTACATTACATAAAGTTTTTAATCTGCCAAATGATAGCGGAATGAGCAATTTTCTCTCTGGTCATACACAACCAGAAGAAATAATTCAAAATACAGAAATAACAAACCTTGATATCATCTCTTCGGGTCCGGTACCGCCGAATCCTTCCGAACTTATAATGAGCGAACGAATGGAAGAGATAATAGAATTTTTAAAACAGAGTTATGATTATATTATTTTAGACACCCCGCCACTTGGACTAGTTACAGATGCAACTATTTTAGCTAATCTTGCGGATATTACACTGCTAGTTGTAAAATCAAACTATGCTAAAAAAGGATTTGTAACAAATTTTGAAAAAACTGCAAAAGCACACAATATTAAAAATACAGGAATTATTCTCAATGCTTTACTTAGAAAAAAAGCCTATTCAGGCTACGGCGGCTACGGCGGATATGGTTATGGCTATGAAGAAAAACCAAAAAGATCATGGTTCAAGCATTTATTAAAAATTTGA
- a CDS encoding polysaccharide biosynthesis/export family protein — MKKFRINKLIILFSIILLLTGCAKKEEFILFQTAQTNEKNSKQNKEKTPEICPKHEISYKIAPRDKLDIQVFNYSELTTKINVDSDPSDRATTVASDGTVTMPLLGRVKISELTKEEASLMLQERYREFLKQPEVKIEILNQRIYVIGEVNKPGVVPLVEESISLIEAIAQAGDINIYGERRSIKIIRGDHRNPTISSVDLTKLASLQTNDLMLTPGNVVYVEPNNMRATNVNIGEYLPMLQLVNSILSPFTNIKYLTD; from the coding sequence GTGAAAAAATTTAGAATAAACAAATTAATTATCTTATTTTCAATAATTTTGCTGCTCACAGGTTGTGCAAAAAAAGAGGAATTTATACTTTTTCAAACGGCACAAACAAACGAAAAAAACTCCAAACAAAATAAAGAAAAAACTCCTGAAATATGTCCAAAGCATGAAATATCATATAAAATCGCTCCGAGAGACAAGCTTGACATTCAAGTATTCAATTATTCAGAACTTACAACTAAAATCAATGTTGATTCTGATCCATCTGATAGAGCAACTACAGTTGCTTCAGATGGTACAGTGACTATGCCTTTATTGGGGCGTGTAAAAATATCTGAACTTACAAAAGAGGAAGCTTCACTTATGCTTCAGGAGCGCTATCGAGAATTTTTGAAACAGCCGGAAGTAAAAATTGAGATACTAAACCAGCGTATTTATGTTATCGGTGAAGTAAATAAGCCAGGCGTAGTGCCTCTTGTAGAAGAGTCTATAAGCCTTATCGAGGCTATAGCTCAGGCTGGAGATATCAATATATATGGAGAACGAAGATCTATAAAAATTATTCGCGGAGACCATCGCAACCCTACCATCTCTTCAGTAGATCTAACAAAATTAGCATCTTTGCAAACAAATGATTTGATGCTTACCCCGGGAAATGTCGTCTATGTAGAACCAAATAATATGAGGGCAACAAATGTAAATATTGGTGAATATCTACCAATGCTTCAGCTGGTTAATAGTATTTTATCGCCATTTACAAATATAAAATACTTAACCGATTAA
- a CDS encoding HAD family hydrolase, with translation MNLALFDFDGTLTKQDSLNEFLKHSVSRKNYIVNMFKFLPYFTLWQLKLINNGVAKEHLFRIFFKDIDEEFFKKTATEFSLKKLDFIISKERIKILKKHQANGDRVVIVSASMQCWLQPWCDKNSIELLSTKLEFKNGTFSGKFLTPNCHGIEKENRIKAHLNLQEYKTIYAYGDSSGDKEMLALAHKSIRY, from the coding sequence ATGAATCTAGCACTTTTTGATTTTGACGGCACTCTCACAAAACAAGATTCACTTAATGAATTTTTAAAACATAGTGTCAGCAGAAAAAATTATATAGTAAATATGTTTAAGTTTCTCCCCTATTTCACGCTTTGGCAGCTGAAACTTATAAATAATGGAGTTGCAAAAGAGCATCTTTTTCGAATATTTTTCAAAGACATAGATGAAGAGTTTTTTAAAAAAACTGCAACAGAATTCTCACTCAAAAAACTTGATTTTATCATCAGTAAAGAGAGAATCAAAATTTTAAAAAAACATCAGGCAAATGGCGACAGAGTTGTCATAGTATCAGCCTCGATGCAGTGCTGGCTGCAACCTTGGTGTGATAAAAACAGCATAGAACTGCTTTCAACAAAACTAGAATTTAAAAATGGAACTTTTAGCGGCAAATTTTTAACTCCAAACTGTCACGGGATTGAAAAAGAAAACCGCATAAAAGCACACCTCAATCTGCAAGAGTATAAAACGATATATGCATACGGAGACAGCTCCGGAGACAAAGAGATGCTGGCACTTGCACACAAAAGCATACGCTACTAA